The following DNA comes from Terriglobales bacterium.
TCATGCGGATGTCTCGACTGTACCGGCGAGGGCAGGATGCCCTGGCGACAACCGGCAAGATGCCGGCGCTACCAAAAAATACAAGCTATGTCATCCCCTGTAACTACCATCATCGACGTCGGCAAGCACGAGGGACAGAGCGTTACCATTCGCGGCTGGCTCTATAACCTGCGCGAGAGTGGGAAACTCTTGTTTCCGCAGCTGCGTGATGGCTCGGGCGTGATTCAGGGTATCGTGCCCAAGAATGCCGTGTCGCCCGAAGTCTTCGAAGCCGTAAAGAGCTTGACCCAGGAATCCAGCGTAATTGTTGAAGGCAAGGTTCGCGCCGACAAACGCGCTCCCGGTGGCTATGAGCTCGACATCTCGAATGTGCAGGTAATCCAGCGGGTCGCCGAAAATGATCCCTATCCCATCTCGCTGAAAGAGCATGGCGTCGACTTCCTGATGGAGCATCGGCATCTCTGGGTACGGACGCCACGGCAGGCTGCGATTTTGCGGGTGCGGGCAGAGATTATCAAGGCTGCGCGCGATTTTTTTGACGAGCGCGGCTTCACGTTAACGGATCCCCCAATTCTTACGCCGGCCGCGTGTGAAGGTACAAGCACGCTGTTTCCCGTCGATTACTTCGACGAGCAAGCTTACCTTACGCAGTCGGGACAGCTTTACATCGAAGCCACCGCCATGGCGCTGGGCAAGGTCTATTCTTTCGGACCAACCTTTCGCGCCGAGAAATCCAAAACGCGGCGGCACCTTACAGAGTTCTGGATGGTCGAGCCCGAGGTCGCCTACGCCACAATTGATGACATCATGGATTTGGCGGAAGGGTTCATCAGTTTTATCGTGCAGCGCTGTCTGGAAAAACGCCGCCCGGAACTCGAAACCATCGGTCGTGATGTCAGTAAGCTGGAAAAAATTACAGCTCCTTTTCCGCGCATTACCTATGACGAAGCGGTCAAGATGCTGCAAGAAGGTCACGCAGAAGGAAAAGTAGAAAACAAATTCGAATGGGGCGGCGACTTTGGCTCGCCCGATGAGACCTATCTCTCTTCCAAGTTCGAGAAGCCCGTGATGGTGCATCGCTATCCGACACAGATCAAGGCTTTTTACATGGAGCCCGATCCGCAGCGCCCCGAACTCGCGCTTTGCGTAGATGTCCTCGCGCCCGAAGGCTACGGAGAAATCATCGGCGGCTCACAGCGCATAGGGTCATACGAGCACTTGCTCAAGCGCATTCACGAGCACGGATTGCCGGAAGAGGCCTTCAAGTGGTATCTCGATCTGCGCAAGTATGGCGGCGTTCCCCACGGAGGTTTCGGTATGGGCATCGAACGCGCCGTGGCCTGGATATGCGGGCTGGAACATGTGCGGGAGACCATTCCGTTCGCGCGAACATTGAATCGTATTTATCCGTAGGAAAGTCTTTTATGGTTGAAACTGCAGTCCTGGAAAACAACCCCGAAGTTGCAACCAAGCCGGCAACCTCTTCAAAATTTCCCCACGGCAAAAAGATCCGTGTAATCGGAGTGCCGCTTGACCTGGGCCAGTCGCGCCGCGGCGTGGATATGGGCCCTTCCGCGGTCCGGGTCGCTGGACTGGAAGCGCGCCTGGAAGCCCTTGGCCACGACGTGGAAGATGGTGGAAATATCCCTGTTGCCATTGCCGAGCAAAAAAAAGAAGGCCGGGCCAACGCAAAATACCTGAAAGAGATCACCGAAACCTGCACCAAGCATGCCGAACTCATCGTGAAGACTTTGGAGGCCGGCAAGATTCCTTTAGTGCTGGGTGGCGACCACTCGGTGGCTGCCGGAACTGTGGCGGGCGTGGCTGAATTTGAACGCCGCAAGAATGAAAAGATCGGCCTCATCTGGGTTGATGCTCACGCCGATATGAATACTCCTGAAACTTCCCCAAGTGGGAATGTGCATGGCATGCCCCTGGCTGCGCTTGTGGGGTTAGGTCCACCCGAGCTGGCCAATATTTTTAATTTCTCGCCTAAAGTTGCAGCAGAAAATTGCGTGCTGGTAGGGGCGCGCGACATTGACGCAGCAGAAAAAGAAAACATCCGCAAAGCCGGCATCGAGGTTTTTACCATGCGCGATATTGATGAGCGCGGCATGCGCTCCGTCATGGAAGAGGCGCTACGCCTGGCAGGACGCGACACCGTCGGCTATCACGTCTCGCTCGACATGGATTGGATTGATCCTGAAGACGCCCCCGGCGTGGGCACTCCGGTGCGCGGCGGCGCTACCTATCGCGAGGCCCACCTCGCCATGGAGATCATCGCCGACCACGCCCGCATGCTGAGCTTTGAAATCGTGGAAGTCAACCCCGTCATTGACGAGCACAATCAAACCGCCGACTTGGCGGTTGAACTTGCCATCTCAGCCTTTGGAAAAAAGATTCTTTGAAGTTTCCACAAACAAAAAATTGGCGCCCCTTTGCGGAGCGCCCAAATTCTATACACCCAAATTCCATATAGATGACACTTCCATTAGTTGGGCATAACCACGGTGTCAATCACGTGGATTACGCCATTCGACTGGAAAACATCGGCAATCGTGATGGAAGACGTATTGCCCTTCTCGTCTTTCAGGATGAGCTGTTTGCCTTCCTGCGACACCCAAAGCTTGCCGCCGCTCACGGTGGTCAGCGAAGCCGTTCCCTTGCCTTTTTTGATCATCTTTTTCAGGTCAGAGGCGCTCAGCTTGCCGGCAACAACGTGGTAGGTCAGTACCTTGGTCAACATGTCTTTGTTCTCCGGCTTAAGCAGGGTATCAACCGTTCCCGCCGGAAGTTTGCTGAAAGCTTCATTGGTGGGAGCGAAGACCGTAAAAGGTCCAGCCCCTTTGAGCGTGTCTACCAGTCCGGCTGCCTTGACCGCCGCCACCAGCGTGGTGTGGTCGGCCGAGTTGACGGCGTTATCAATGATGTCTTTCGTGGGATACATGGCCGCGCCACCCACCATGGGATCTCCGGCAAAAGCCATGACCGAGGTCAGAGCGATCGCAAGGGCCGCAATCGTGATTACAATTCTCTTATTCACAGCAAGTTCTCCTAACTTTGTTTTTGTGATTTGTACTGCGCTTTGATTACGGCAATGCATTTACGTTTGGATTGCAATTCTCGTTGCAAAAAAGTTTTTAAAAAATTCAATCCGGATTTCTGTCTCTCACGTAATCATCATTGAGAAGAAAAGAAATTCTGCTCCGGCTGCCGGCTGAATCCTTCTCCAATATGTCTTGCTGCGAAAACAAGTTGGAGCGTGCCATAATGAGCGCTCATGCCATTCGAGCTCTTCATCAACGGCGGCACGTTTGATGTCCACAGCCTCGACGAGCTGCGTTTGCAGCTCAGGAAAGTCAATCAGACACAGTTTTCAGAATTGGAGTTATGCACACCTGACGGCTGGCCGGTGCTTCATGTGCTTGTGAATGGTGAAACAGCCTGGCTGATGTTTCTGCGCTACGAGGGTGATGCCGGCTTTTCCACGCGTAATCCCGACTACGCCGGATCAGAAAAAGATGTAATCGAGTTCTACCTCTCCAACGGACAACGCGATGAATACCCAGCTTCGTGGAACATCACGACCATCGAAGCCTTGCGCGCACTGGAATATTTTTTTACTGACTCCAAGCGCGCACTCTGGCTCGCTTGGCATGAAGGCTAGGTCGTGTCATCGGCCCGCAAATCGGCGATCAGCTTTCACCTTGTGGATACAATCGCCTTCATTATTGCTTGTGGTTAGAGCAGGGAATCGAGGGTTGGGAATCAGCGGGATCGGTGGAATCAGGGGTTTTGGATAAAAGCTTGCCGTCTTTCAGGGTGTACTCGGTGCCTCGCCAGGTCACATTGTGTCCGGCGAAGCTGACGAGCCATACGGCAGCGGCGGCCCAATCCCGTAAAGGCAGTAGCCAAAAGTTGCGCCAGATTTGCCGGTCGTTCAGAACGCCGGCGGCCACGATGATGGCTGAGGTAATGCGCAGCCCCAGGGCGGCAGCCAGCAGCAGCAGCGACCAGGTTGCTCCTC
Coding sequences within:
- the asnS gene encoding asparagine--tRNA ligase, which gives rise to MSSPVTTIIDVGKHEGQSVTIRGWLYNLRESGKLLFPQLRDGSGVIQGIVPKNAVSPEVFEAVKSLTQESSVIVEGKVRADKRAPGGYELDISNVQVIQRVAENDPYPISLKEHGVDFLMEHRHLWVRTPRQAAILRVRAEIIKAARDFFDERGFTLTDPPILTPAACEGTSTLFPVDYFDEQAYLTQSGQLYIEATAMALGKVYSFGPTFRAEKSKTRRHLTEFWMVEPEVAYATIDDIMDLAEGFISFIVQRCLEKRRPELETIGRDVSKLEKITAPFPRITYDEAVKMLQEGHAEGKVENKFEWGGDFGSPDETYLSSKFEKPVMVHRYPTQIKAFYMEPDPQRPELALCVDVLAPEGYGEIIGGSQRIGSYEHLLKRIHEHGLPEEAFKWYLDLRKYGGVPHGGFGMGIERAVAWICGLEHVRETIPFARTLNRIYP
- a CDS encoding Imm1 family immunity protein, giving the protein MPFELFINGGTFDVHSLDELRLQLRKVNQTQFSELELCTPDGWPVLHVLVNGETAWLMFLRYEGDAGFSTRNPDYAGSEKDVIEFYLSNGQRDEYPASWNITTIEALRALEYFFTDSKRALWLAWHEG
- a CDS encoding fasciclin domain-containing protein; protein product: MNKRIVITIAALAIALTSVMAFAGDPMVGGAAMYPTKDIIDNAVNSADHTTLVAAVKAAGLVDTLKGAGPFTVFAPTNEAFSKLPAGTVDTLLKPENKDMLTKVLTYHVVAGKLSASDLKKMIKKGKGTASLTTVSGGKLWVSQEGKQLILKDEKGNTSSITIADVFQSNGVIHVIDTVVMPN
- the rocF gene encoding arginase, whose protein sequence is MVETAVLENNPEVATKPATSSKFPHGKKIRVIGVPLDLGQSRRGVDMGPSAVRVAGLEARLEALGHDVEDGGNIPVAIAEQKKEGRANAKYLKEITETCTKHAELIVKTLEAGKIPLVLGGDHSVAAGTVAGVAEFERRKNEKIGLIWVDAHADMNTPETSPSGNVHGMPLAALVGLGPPELANIFNFSPKVAAENCVLVGARDIDAAEKENIRKAGIEVFTMRDIDERGMRSVMEEALRLAGRDTVGYHVSLDMDWIDPEDAPGVGTPVRGGATYREAHLAMEIIADHARMLSFEIVEVNPVIDEHNQTADLAVELAISAFGKKIL